A window of Lytechinus pictus isolate F3 Inbred chromosome 7, Lp3.0, whole genome shotgun sequence contains these coding sequences:
- the LOC129265181 gene encoding uncharacterized protein LOC129265181, producing the protein MSSENISFYARLKQTQELQHKRENKRLDLQKRFENYMMSDQNLSRLRANRLQSYWKKVCEDERKSKARNEQLLRDFERVEAHIATLSSRTERLRLLKDQYERQVESMFPYWKEQMDIKRMSQAQKTNIAPMSFATPSQQYREQMNTLNMSQSIQQNGTSIISTPFQQPGSFDHVHLQGRPHSDLQVSTHPQQYTQFGAPRQESLLHMTSSTLPQSQAPQPTQVSDDGYEMPMVPGLHGTPLLQEVQLLNSHPSGQHPLVENRNSMPHGASQQMTYGQTEESSSFTVSSESPRSPQHQVRPGNVAGTVQPLQTSFAKDMTDASGKTLPGMEHLSQKMLLVGDASEEGQQVKSKEITKSAKQATNQFFTEEVVRGPSLGVGERLSSAQTEPFSSSDDSDDESKDPVDQALYSPELPPELPKYEEQARGPAINNKEQNQLPDQDGREIPRAVKDEAEESSGSEEDSEIDSDVSLPLSEDKDKNDGPVPAQRHSIDPKAPEAESVKPNSIVLTTEGFYLLMKAVEAEIDATDSLEGIYATLACTRTIRDEIVRTANSNSGFDLLDPRAISMVILEELPLLVQKLPGGCFLSERLLVASSRTITELSIRSHMVSSSLKLWDDIHHHMVFLVRRGVMEPEGVALKFAPLLLTADSQASEKAINVISDILMKAEEEEEVTFGEESSVSDSSHLNHTQPSPDVIRHAQPKDYPSVPPLALGGMEGDTDDLVDTGRTSGDSFFDNEVPLNETSAYQRMMMSSQPEIQKQITVGNGSGNNDDEESESEDEIERATRINLESPSSQQTKKKRNVLSSLGGSLGRSLGSDDEEQERRPLPSDRTDEVSSPDKSDVTSSLSPTPRGGGGYVPSAMEHSMKSTGRTDTMNRSAAFWGNESDLDDESEMSVPMGTGKVDEEKDDFDFYD; encoded by the exons ATGAGttctgaaaatatttcattttatgcacGTTTGAAGCAAACACAAGAGCTGCAGCATAAAAG gGAGAATAAAAGACTGGATCTTCAGAAGCGCTTTGAGAATTATATGATGTCTGATCAAAATCT gtCTCGCTTGAGAGCGAACAGGCTGCAGAGTTATTGGAAAAAGGTTTGTGAAGATGAGAGAAAGAGCAAAGCTAGGAATGAACAACTCCTTCGAGACTTTGAGAGAGTTGAGGCTCACATAGCAACACTTTCAAGCAGGACTGAGCGACTTCGACTCTTGAAG GATCAATATGAAAGACAAGTTGAATCTATGTTCCCTTACTGGAAAGAACAAATGGACATTAAAAGA ATGTCCCAAGCTCAAAAGACGAACATTGCACCAATGTCATTTGCAACACCCAGTCAGCAATACAGGGAGCAGATGAATACCCTCAACATGTCACAAAGTATCCAACAAAATGGAACAAGCATAATCTCAACACCCTTCCAACAGCCTGGATCATTTGATCACGTTCATCTCCAAGGTCGACCTCATTCAGACTTGCAAGTATCCACACACCCTCAACAGTATACACAGTTTGGCGCACCTAGACAAGAATCACTTTTGCACATGACATCAAGTACTCTACCTCAGTCACAAGCACCACAACCTACACAGGTATCTGATGATGGTTACGAGATGCCAATGGTACCTGGTCTTCATGGGACACCTCTGCTTCAGGAAGTACAACTACTCAACTCACATCCCAGTGGACAGCATCCCTTAGTGGAGAACAGAAATAGCATGCCCCATGGTGCAAGTCAGCAAATGACCTATGGACAAACAGAAGAATCCTCTTCCTTCACTGTCAGCTCAGAGAGTCCAAGATCACCTCAACATCAAGTCAGACCTGGCAATGTTGCTGGGACAGTACAACCTCTTCAAACTAGTTTTGCCAAAGATATGACAGATGCAAGTGGGAAAACCTTACCAGGAATGGAACATCTTTCACAGAAAATGCTTCTTGTTGGAGATGCATCAGAAGAAGGACAGCAAGTAAAGTCTAAAGAAATCACCAAATCAGCTAAACAAGCCACAAATCAATTCTTCACTGAAGAAGTGGTCAGAGGTCCTTCTTTAGGAGTTGGAGAGAGGTTGTCATCGGCTCAGACGGAACCATTTTCATCCAGTGATGATTCCGATGATGAGAGTAAGGATCCAGTAGACCAGGCTCTTTATTCCCCAGAGCTTCCTCCAGAACTTCCCAAGTATGAAGAACAAGCAAGAGGTCCCGCGATCAATAACAAGGAACAAAATCAACTACCTGATCAAG ATGGGAGAGAGATTCCTAGAGCAGTGAAGGATGAAGCTGAGGAAAGCAGTGGTAGTGAAGAAGACAGTGAGATTGATAGTGATGTCAGTCTACCGCTCAGTGAGgataaagacaaaaatgatgGACCGGTACCGGCTCAACGTCATTCCATTGATCCAAA AGCTCCTGAAGCCGAGAGTGTGAAACCCAACTCCATTGTCCTAACTACTGAAGGGTTCTATCTTCTGATGAAGGCAGTAGAAGCTGAAATTGATGCCACTGATTCCCTTGAAGGCATCTATGCAACTCTGGCTTGCACTAGAACTATAAGAGATGAAATTGTGAG GACGGCAAACTCAAATAGTGGATTTGATCTACTGGATCCTAGAGCAATCAGCATGGTCATACTTGAAGAGCTCCCTCTATTGGTCCAGAAACTACCAGGAGGATGCTTTCTATCAGAGAGACTCCTTGTTGCCAGCAGTAGAACTATCACTGAATTATCTATCAG GTCTCATATGGTCTCTTCATCCCTGAAGCTATGGGATGATATCCATCATCATATGGTGTTCTTAGTGAGGAGAGGTGTGATGGAACCAGAGGGCGTGGCCCTGAAGTTTGCTCCTCTTTTACTGACTGCTGACTCACAAGCCTCGGAAAAG GCAATCAATGTCATCTCTGATATCTTGATGAAAGccgaggaggaggaagaagttACATTTGGAGAGGAGTCTTCAGTGAGTGATAGTTCACATCTTAACCATACTCAACCCAGTCCTGATGTCATTAGGCATGCTCAACCAAAGGATTATCCATCAG TCCCACCCCTTGCTCTTGGTGGAATGGAAGGAGATACTGATGATCTGGTTGATACAGGGAGGACTAGTGGTGATAGCTTCTTTGATAACGAAGTACCTCTAAATG AAACATCTGCATAccagaggatgatgatgagcaGTCAACCTGAGATACAGAAGCAGATAACTGTAGGAAATGGGAGTGGaaacaatgatgatgaagagagTGAAAGTGAGGATGAGATTGAGAGAGCTACTCGTATTAACCTTGAGTCACCATCTTCACAACAAACCAA GAAGAAGAGGAATGTACTTTCATCTCTTGGTGGGAGTCTTGGTAGGAGCTTAGGAAGTGATGATGAGGAACAAGAGAGACGACCTCTTCCATCAGATAGAACAGATGAAGTGTCATCACCAGATAAGAGTGATGTAACCAGTTCACTATCTCCTACTCCTAGAGGTGGTGGTGGCTACGTCCCATCAGCCATGGAACACAG CATGAAGTCGACAGGGCGAACAGACACCATGAATAGATCTGCAGCTTTCTGGGGTAATGAATCTGACCTTGATGATGAATCAGAGATGAGCGTTCCCATGGGAACAGGAAAAGTAGATGAGGAAAAAGATGACTTTGATTTCTATGACTAG